One window of the Shewanella maritima genome contains the following:
- a CDS encoding carboxyl transferase domain-containing protein, whose protein sequence is MTQLTSRINARSDEFKAKSDGMVALVDDLKLKLSQIEQGGGPVACERHLSRGKLLPRQRVEKLLDAGSPFLEISQFAAFEVYDEAVPAAGVIAGIGRVSGVECMIIANDATVKGGTYYPLTVKKHLRAQDIAHRCHLPCIYLVDSGGANLPRQDEVFPDRDHFGRIFFNQAQMSAKGIPQVAVVMGLCTAGGAYVPAMADESIIVKEQGTIFLAGPPLVKAATGEEVSAEELGGAEVHTKISGVADHMAQNDEHALELARKSIARLNHQKQIAAQLSAVKPPKYDINELYGIVGTDLKKPFDVKEVIARLVDDSDFDEFKANYGNTLVCGFARIHGYPVGIVANNGILFSESAQKGAHFIELCCQRKVPLLFLQNITGFMVGKKYEHEGIAKHGAKMVTAVSCASVPKFTVIIGGSYGAGNYGMCGRAFDPTMMWMWPNARISVMGGEQAAGVLATVRRDGLARKGQDWSSEDEAKFRAPIVEQYDKEGHPYHASARLWDDGIIDPAQTRDVVGLALSAALNAPIEDTKFGVFRM, encoded by the coding sequence GTGACGCAATTAACTAGCCGTATTAATGCCCGCAGTGATGAGTTTAAAGCCAAGTCTGATGGCATGGTTGCACTTGTCGATGACCTAAAACTAAAACTCAGCCAAATCGAACAAGGTGGTGGCCCCGTTGCCTGCGAGCGCCATTTGTCTCGTGGCAAGCTGCTACCACGCCAGCGCGTAGAAAAGCTGCTTGATGCTGGCTCGCCATTTTTAGAAATCTCACAATTCGCTGCATTTGAAGTGTACGACGAGGCAGTCCCAGCAGCAGGTGTAATTGCGGGTATCGGCCGTGTTAGCGGCGTTGAGTGCATGATTATCGCAAACGATGCGACCGTAAAAGGCGGCACCTACTATCCACTGACTGTGAAAAAACACCTGCGCGCGCAAGATATTGCGCATCGCTGTCATCTTCCTTGTATTTATCTGGTGGACTCAGGCGGCGCTAACTTGCCACGCCAAGATGAAGTATTCCCAGATAGAGATCATTTTGGTCGTATCTTCTTTAATCAGGCGCAAATGTCGGCTAAAGGTATTCCGCAGGTGGCTGTGGTTATGGGACTTTGCACCGCAGGTGGCGCATACGTACCAGCGATGGCAGACGAGTCAATTATTGTGAAAGAGCAAGGCACCATCTTCTTAGCTGGGCCGCCACTTGTTAAGGCTGCAACTGGTGAAGAAGTATCAGCAGAAGAGCTTGGCGGCGCAGAGGTACATACCAAGATTTCAGGTGTTGCCGATCACATGGCGCAAAATGACGAGCACGCACTTGAGCTTGCGCGTAAATCGATTGCCCGCCTAAATCATCAAAAACAAATTGCGGCGCAGCTTAGTGCAGTAAAACCACCAAAGTATGACATCAACGAGCTATACGGCATTGTTGGCACTGACTTAAAGAAACCGTTTGATGTTAAAGAAGTCATTGCCCGCCTAGTTGACGACTCAGACTTTGATGAGTTTAAAGCCAACTATGGCAACACTCTGGTTTGTGGGTTTGCACGTATTCATGGCTATCCAGTGGGTATTGTCGCTAACAATGGCATCTTGTTCTCAGAGTCGGCACAAAAAGGCGCTCACTTTATCGAGCTATGTTGTCAGCGCAAAGTGCCGCTATTGTTCTTGCAAAATATCACCGGTTTTATGGTGGGTAAAAAATACGAGCATGAAGGCATTGCCAAGCACGGCGCTAAGATGGTGACCGCAGTTTCTTGTGCCAGCGTGCCTAAATTTACCGTCATTATTGGTGGCAGTTATGGCGCAGGTAACTATGGTATGTGTGGCCGCGCATTCGACCCTACCATGATGTGGATGTGGCCAAATGCTCGAATCTCAGTCATGGGCGGCGAGCAAGCCGCTGGCGTACTTGCAACCGTACGCCGTGACGGTTTAGCACGCAAAGGTCAGGACTGGTCAAGCGAAGATGAAGCCAAATTCCGCGCGCCAATTGTTGAGCAATACGACAAAGAAGGCCACCCATATCATGCCAGCGCACGTTTGTGGGACGATGGCATCATCGACCCAGCACAAACCCGTGACGTTGTAGGTTTGGCTTTATCTGCCGCACTTAATGCCCCAATTGAAGACACCAAGTTTGGTGTGTTCCGCATGTAA
- a CDS encoding isovaleryl-CoA dehydrogenase: MTSLYSSLNFGLGEDIDMLRDAVASFASNEIAPIAEQVDQQNAFPNHMWPKLGEMGLLGVTVPEEFGGAGMGYLAHVVAMEEVSRASASIGLSYGAHSNLCVNQINRNGNDEQRAKYLPKLISGEHIGALAMSEPNAGSDVVSMKLFARKQGDKYILNGNKMWITNGPDADTLVVYAKTDLDKGPHGITAFIIEKTFKGFSTAQKLDKLGMRGSNTCELVFEDCEVPEENILGGLNNGVKVLMSGLDYERVVLSGGPLGIMNACMDIVVPYIHEREQFGKSIGQFQLVQGKLADMYTGMNAAKAYVYNVAQACDRGETTRKDAAGAILYSAELATKMALDAIQLLGGNGYINEYATGRLLRDAKLYEIGAGTSEIRRMLIGRELFNESK, encoded by the coding sequence ATGACATCACTATACTCAAGCCTAAACTTCGGTTTAGGTGAAGATATCGACATGCTGCGCGACGCCGTAGCCAGCTTTGCTAGCAACGAAATCGCGCCAATTGCAGAGCAAGTTGACCAGCAAAATGCCTTTCCGAATCACATGTGGCCAAAGCTAGGTGAAATGGGCTTGCTTGGTGTGACTGTCCCAGAAGAGTTTGGCGGAGCAGGCATGGGCTACTTAGCGCATGTTGTCGCTATGGAAGAAGTTTCACGGGCTTCTGCTTCTATCGGCCTAAGCTATGGCGCCCACTCAAATCTATGTGTAAACCAAATTAACCGCAACGGCAACGACGAGCAAAGAGCCAAGTACCTACCAAAACTTATTAGCGGTGAGCATATTGGCGCACTTGCGATGAGCGAGCCTAATGCGGGTTCTGATGTGGTATCAATGAAGTTATTTGCCCGCAAACAAGGCGACAAATACATTCTAAATGGCAACAAAATGTGGATCACTAACGGTCCTGATGCCGATACCCTGGTTGTTTACGCCAAAACCGACCTCGACAAAGGCCCACACGGCATAACCGCATTCATTATTGAGAAAACCTTTAAAGGCTTTAGCACAGCGCAAAAGCTAGACAAGCTCGGCATGCGCGGCTCAAACACCTGTGAGCTGGTATTTGAAGATTGTGAAGTACCAGAAGAGAACATTCTAGGCGGCCTAAACAATGGCGTTAAAGTGCTGATGAGCGGCTTAGATTATGAGCGCGTTGTGCTGTCTGGTGGTCCGCTAGGCATTATGAATGCTTGTATGGACATAGTCGTGCCATACATTCATGAGCGTGAGCAGTTCGGTAAATCTATTGGTCAATTCCAACTGGTACAAGGCAAACTCGCTGACATGTACACGGGTATGAATGCAGCTAAAGCCTATGTTTACAACGTAGCTCAAGCATGTGACCGCGGTGAAACCACCCGTAAAGACGCTGCTGGCGCCATTTTATACAGCGCAGAGCTAGCCACCAAAATGGCGCTCGATGCTATTCAGCTATTAGGCGGTAATGGCTACATCAATGAGTACGCTACAGGGCGCCTATTGCGTGATGCCAAGCTTTATGAAATTGGCGCAGGCACATCAGAAATTCGCCGTATGCTGATTGGCCGAGAGCTATTTAACGAATCTAAGTAA
- a CDS encoding MerR family transcriptional regulator, with protein sequence MSTSISQQSTYSISDLSKEFDITTRSIRFYEDQGLIKPKRRGQTRIYSLKDRVRLKLILRGKRLGFSLAETRRLFELYDADKTSTTQLNTMLELVHEKKAALQQQMDDIKVVLMELNSAEQQCRDALETASK encoded by the coding sequence ATGAGTACAAGCATTTCCCAGCAATCGACCTATTCCATAAGTGACTTATCAAAAGAGTTTGATATCACCACTCGTAGTATTCGTTTCTACGAAGACCAAGGCTTGATCAAGCCAAAACGTCGCGGGCAAACGCGAATTTACAGTCTGAAAGATAGAGTACGTCTAAAACTCATTCTACGTGGTAAACGTCTTGGCTTCTCACTGGCTGAAACGCGCCGCTTGTTTGAACTTTACGATGCCGACAAGACCAGTACGACTCAGCTAAACACCATGCTCGAACTAGTACATGAAAAGAAAGCCGCGCTGCAGCAGCAAATGGACGACATTAAAGTGGTATTGATGGAGCTGAACTCAGCAGAGCAGCAATGTCGTGATGCCTTAGAGACTGCGAGTAAATAG